The following coding sequences are from one Sardina pilchardus chromosome 16, fSarPil1.1, whole genome shotgun sequence window:
- the LOC134059918 gene encoding steroid 17-alpha-hydroxylase/17,20 lyase, which translates to MGLTLLLGGLIALAALLKCLLGLRRSHGRLPCLPRLPLLGSLLSLRSELPPHLLFTQLAHTYGKLYALYLGPHLALVVNDYTHAREVLLGKGREFAGRPYMVTTELLTRGGKDIAFADYSPLWRGQRKLVHSAFSLFGEGSSKLQTIVLEAADCLVSELLSLGAQRECVGNGVCEGVCRCVCVDPAPAILRAVTNVVCRLVFSGNYSAGDPELREVMDYNDGIVQTIARGALVDIYPWLQIFPNKDLEKLKACVKVRDSLLTTKLEEHKESLTPGDPRDLLDALLEGRSSGGESGLSDDHVLMTAAEVFGAGVETTSTTILWAIAFLLHHPEVQERVQAELDECVGAERAPLLSDRTHMPVLDSLMCEVMRIRPVSPLLIPHVAMQDTSIGGHSVAKGTRVLVNMWAIHHDPQEWDQPDSFRPERFLDDSGQRVNPPSFLPFGAGPRVCVGESLARMELFLFLSRVLQRCRLTVPHGGSLPDLQGRYGVVLQPPKYTVTIKART; encoded by the exons atgggcctgaCGCTGCTACTGGGCGGTCTGATCGCGCTCGCCGCTCTGCTCAAGTGCCTCCTGGGATTGCGGCGTTCCCACGGCAGGTTGCCGTGCCTACCACGCCTGCCGTTGCTGGGCAGCCTGCTGAGCCTGCGCTCGGAGCTGCCGCCGCACCTGCTCTTCACCCAGCTGGCGCACACCTACGGCAAGCTCTACGCACTCTACCTGGGCCCGCACCTGGCCCTGGTGGTCAACGACTACACCCACGCACGCGAGGTCCTGCTCGGCAAGGGCCGCGAGTTCGCCGGACGACCTTACATG GTGACTACAGAGCTTCTGACTCGTGGGGGGAAGGACATCGCCTTTGCTGACTACAGCCCATTGTGGAGGGGTCAGCGCAAGCTGGTACATAGTGCCTTCAGCCTCTTTGGAGAGGGGTCCAGTAAACTGCAGACCATtg TGTTAGAAGCAGCAGACTGCCTGGTCTCAGAGCTGCTCTCCCTCGGTGCCCAGCGCGAGTGTGTGGGGaacggtgtgtgtgagggtgtgtgtaggtgtgtgtgtgtggaccccgcACCTGCCATCCTCCGGGCGGTCACTAACGTGGTGTGCCGGCTGGTGTTCAGCGGCAACTACAGCGCTGGCGACCCTGAGCTCCGTGAGGTCATGGACTACAACGACGGCATCGTGCAGACCATCGCCCGCGGAGCACTGGTGGACATCTACCCCTGGCTCCAA ATTTTCCCCAATAAAGATTTGGAGAAACTGAAAGCGTGTGTAAAAGTAAGAGACAGCCTACTGACAACAAAACTAGAGGAACATAAG GAAAGTCTGACCCCTGGTGATCCCCGTGATCTGCTGGACGCTCTGCTGGAGGGGCGGAGCTCTGGTGGGGAGAGTGGCCTATCAGATGACCACGTGCTCATGACCGCCGCTGAGGTCTTTGGGGCCGGAGTGGagaccacctccaccaccatacTGTGGGCTATCGCTTTCCTACTGCACCACccagag gtgcaggAGCGTGTGCAGGCCGAGCttgatgagtgtgtgggtgcagAGCGGGCGCCGTTGCTAAGCGACCGGACGCATATGCCCGTGCTGGACAGTTTGATGTGCGAGGTGATGAGGATCCGACCGGTCAGCCCACTGCTCATCCCGCATGTAGCCATGCAAgacaccag TATCGGAGGCCACTCTGTTGCCAAGGGAACTCGTGTTCTGGTGAACATGTGGGCCATCCACCATGACCCTCAGGAGTGGGACCAGCCAGACAGCTTTAGGCCag AGCGTTTCCTTGACGACTCAGGCCAGAGGGTGAATCCGCCGTCCTTCCTGCCCTTTGGGGCGGGGCCCCgggtgtgtgttggcgaatcgCTGGCCAGGATGGagctcttcctgtttctgtcccGTGTGCTGCAGCGCTGTCGCCTTACCGTCCCTCATGGGGGTTCCCTGCCAGACCTGCAGGGGCGCTACGGAGTTGTTCTGCAACCACCAAAGTACACAGTCACCATCAAAGCCCGGACCTGA
- the si:ch73-290k24.6 gene encoding WW domain binding protein 1-like, which produces MAEPAEERVYRWRQALQEGLEYQRSGVLPLLGSPRYCAGTNTASGYLCQSGHCCGESGCCSYYYELWWFWLLWSVLILFSCGCAYHHRQAKQRQQQQLQRQRDINLSAYQRARTYSASMLDLSFLASLKLPSYEEVAAQPRTPPPPYSCVGYPRGTAHLLSSQSSDNYTSCSCDSCCQSSPYSYTPSTSHASSPGDSDPGPAPLSREVLAIAQSPSPITSPDAGPAHSLIAAAEPAKTTSSTLRSASTAGSLSNPSNPSNTSNPSNASNPGNGSNSVSIVKSKSSSIEASVSGTQQQASLSSIGNANCTIILHPPGVTVGLSTNQPSSPLALTSPPSLSSPPPFLPFSDPLDVTTGQILEMAKGACPLDDSPAQSPPLRTALLDPGRRDSATSDPEMDQSHFQQRRLTGDSGIEVCRCHIDPDEQDSVSALDNSLHDDDNCTARAKEVDQAGGKEAGPDQCGHSPGAPKDAGSDMVVIAMETV; this is translated from the exons ATGGCGGAGCCCGCAGAGGAGCGTGTGTATCGCTGGAGGCAGGCGCTGCAGGAGGGCCTAGAGTACCAGCGCTCAGGGGTGCTCCCTCTGCTGGGCAGCCCTCGCTACTGCGCCGGGACCAACACAGCCAGCGGCTACTTGTGCCAGAGTGGACACTGCTGCGGCGAGTCCGGCTGCTGCTCCTACTACTACGAGCTCTGGT ggttcTGGCTGCTGTGGAGTGTGTTGATCCTGTTCAGCTGCGGCTGTGCCTACCACCACCGGCAAGCCAAgcagcgacagcagcagcagctgcagcgccAGAGGGACATCAACCTGTCGGCCTACCAGCGCGCCCGCACCTACAGCGCCTCCATGCTGGACCTCA GTTTCCTGGCCTCGCTGAAGCTGCCATCCTATGAGGAGGTAGCTGCCCAGCCTAGAACCCCACCCCCTCCGTACAGCTGTGTGGGCTACCCGCGGGGCACTGCCCACCTGCTGTCCTCCCAGAGCTCCGACAACTACACCAGCTGCTCCTGCGACTCCTGCTGTCAATCGTCCCCCTACAGCTACACCCCCTCTACCAGCCACGCCTCCTCGCCCGGAGACAGCGACCCTGGCCCCGCCCCGCTGAGCCGTGAGGTCCTCGCCATTGCACAGAGCCCCTCACCAATCACCAGCCCGGACGCTGGGCCCGCCCACAGCCTCATTGCAGCAGCAGAACCAGCCAAGACCACCAGTAGTACCCTCAGAAGCGCCAGCACCGCCGGTTCCCTCAGCAACCCCAGTAACCCCAGCAACACCAGTAACCCCAGCAACGCTAGTAACCCAGGGAACGGCAGTAACTCAGTTAGCATCGTGAAGTCCAAGAGTAGCAGCATTGAAGCTAGTGTCAGTGGCACACAGCAGCAAGCCAGCCTGAGCAGCATTGGCAATGCCAACTGCACCATCATCTTACACCCGCCCGGCGTTACGGTGGGTTTGAGCACAAAccagccctcctctcctctcgctctgacctcccctccctctctctcctcccctcctcccttcctgccCTTCTCCGACCCACTCGATGTAACCACTGGGCAAATTCTGGAGATGGCAAAAGGGGCGTGTCCGTTGGACGACAGCCCAGCCCAGTCTCCGCCCCTCAGGACAGCTCTGCTGGACCCGGGCAGGCGGGACTCGGCGACCTCCGACCCGGAAATGGACCAGAGCCACTTCCAGCAGCGCCGACTGACAGGAGACTCCGGCATTGAGGTGTGCCGCTGTCACATCGACCCTGACGAGCAGGACAGCGTCAGCGCCCTGGACAACAGTCTCCACGATGACGACAACTGCACAGCACGAGCCAAGGAGGTGGACCAGGCAGGGGGCAAAGAGGCAGGGCCTGATCAGTGTGGCCACTCCCCCGGTGCGCCCAAAGACGCTGGGTCTGACATGGTGGTGATTGCCATGGAAACAGTCTGA
- the LOC134060462 gene encoding atrial natriuretic peptide receptor 1-like → MSSGIPVDEIFLTVSRATPRFVRIFTRGGEASVLARTVPCPLVDLPVSLAASASHQASSLANPGTGSLLVSCVLGWHDLDNTEFDCWPLDNPDELNMINCGGLEMAWVLRPPKRVVAGEEFEVTYSVTVKEHFYQWAVDHHLFTHNSVSTAAEARHFCEEHECPDWKDANGENCCIHHANIHSCPMGYLVKERICGPWIPDDGRIFTHTISTAGKMTQTNWTAKVVLTHEGETSLIAHIRVGNMQVALESKSLVDRPTDCGNGVCEEGELCSTCPADCSDCPMSPSVKTAISLPLAIVVISFILTAVWFHYQKQKLLWDESWIIDFNQIKQDYVARATTGSVMSVPLANSDSNASCVTAISSCTTNPNTRKLPYTHTGIYDGRTVAIKKIRTKSFSLSKSIRQEIKQIRELDHPNLCKFYGGCVETPNVAIVTEYCPKGGLNDVLLNEDIPLNWGFRFSFATDIARGMSYLHQHRICHGRLKSSNCVIDDRWVCKITDYGLWSYRREDAAEPLTVYQQRLREVYQAPENFNTHPHIEPSLAGDVFSYSIILLEIATRSDPVPVDESPQESAWCPPLPELISGKTDSTCPCPADYVELIRRCRAHNPVQRPTFEQIRKFVHRINPNKVSPVDMMMNLMEKYSKHLEVLVAERTQDLMHEKQKTDRLLYSMLPRQVADDLRQGMPAAAQSYVTATVFFSDIVGFTHLSSSSTPYQVVDFLNKLYTTFDDIIDNYDVYKVETIGDAYMVVSGVPLKNGIRHASEIASMALDLVSVCRSFRIPHKPNSQLEIRAGIHSGPVVAGVVGTKMPRYCLFGDTVNTASRMESTSEAMKIQCSSTTYYLLEEIGGYLLHCRGVLQVKGKGDMVTYWLDGKLPVALSKEKLSALEQDSGSTFVTSK, encoded by the exons atGTCATCAGGTATACCAGTCGATGAAATATTTCTCACCGTGTCTCGCGCAACGCCGCGTTTCGTCCGCATCTTTACGCGAGGGGGTGAAGCGTCGGTCCTTGCACGGACGGTCCCGTGTCCTCTGGTGGATCTCCCGGTGTCCCTCGCCGCCTCCGCCAGCCACCAAGCCAGTAGCCTCGCCAATCCGGGCACAGGG tcACTTCTTGTGAGCTGTGTGCTTGGATGGCATGATCTAGACAACACTGAGTTTGATTGCTGGCCTCTGGATAATCCAGATGAGCTAAATATGATCAATTGTGGAG gtctgGAGATGGCATGGGTGCTCCGGCCTCCAAAGCGAGTAGTGGCTGGGGAGGAGTTTGAGGTGACCTACTCAGTGACTGTGAAAGAGCACTTCTACCAGTGGGCCGTGGATCACCACCTCTTCACACACAA CTCCGTCAGCACGGCGGCCGAGGCGCGCCACTTCTGTGAGGAGCACGAGTGCCCCGACTGGAAGGATGCCAACGGGGAGAACTGCTGCATCCACCACGCCAACATCCACTCCTGCCCCATGGGCTACCTG GTGAAGGAGAGGATCTGTGGGCCCTGGATCCCCGACGACGGCCggatattcacacacaccatctccaccGCAGGCAAAATGACCCAAACTAATTGGACAGCCAAG gtGGTCTTGACACATGAGGGTGAAACTTCACTGATTGCTCACATCCGTGTGGGGAACATGCAGGTTGCTCTGGAGTCCAAAAGCTTGGTTGACCGACctactg actgtggGAATGGCGTGTGTGAGGAGGGTGAGCTGTGCTCCACCTGTCCCGCTGATTGCTCCGACTGCCCCATGAGTCCGTCAGTCAAAACCGCCATCAGCCTCCCACTGGCCATCGTCGTCATCAGCTTCATTCTGACTGCGGTG TGGTTTCATTATCAGAAACAGAAGCTTCTATGGGATGAGAGTTGGATCATTGATTTCAACCAAATCAAGCAAG atTATGTCGCCCGGGCAACCACTGGCAGTGTGATGAGTGTTCCTCTGGCCAATAGCGACTCAAATGCCAGTTGTGTGACAGCCATCAGCTCCTGCACTACCAACCCAAACACCCGCAAgctaccctacacacacactgggatcta TGATGGACGGACAGTGGCTATAAAGAAGATCAGGACCAAGAGCTTCTCCCTGTCTAAGTCCATCCGACAGGAAATCAAACAAATTCG AGAACTGGATCATCCAAACCTCTGTAAGTTCTATGGAGGATGTGTGGAGACTCCAAATGTAGCCATAGTTACGGAGTACTGCCCCAAAGGAGGTTTGAATGATGTGCTGCTCAACGAAGACATCCCACTCAACTGGGGTTtcag GTTCTCCTTTGCAACAGACATTGCCAGGGGCATGTCCTACTTACACCAGCACCGCATCTGCCACGGACGCCTCAAGTCCAGCAACTGTGTCATCGATGACCGCTGGGTCTGCAAGATAACAG attaCGGTCTGTGGTCATACCGGCGTGAGGATGCTGCAGAGCCCCTGACTGTGTATCAGCAGCGGTTGAGGGAGGTGTACCAGGCCCCCGAGAacttcaacacacacccacacattgaGCCCTCACTCGCCGGAGATGTATTCAg ttactCCATTATCCTGTTGGAGATTGCCACCAGGAGCGACCCAGTGCCT gtggaTGAGAGTCCTCAGGAGAGTGCTTGGTGTCCCCCTCTGCCAGAACTCATCTCTGGGAAGACAGACAGCACCTGTCCCTGTCCAGCTGATTATGTGGAg CTCATCCGTAGGTGCCGAGCCCACAACCCAGTGCAGCGGCCCACCTTTGAGCAGATCAGGAAGTTTGTGCACCGCATCAACCCCAACAAAGTCAGTCCGGTGGACATGATGATGAACCTG atggagaAATACAGTAAGCACTTGGAGGTATTGGTGGCAGAGAGGACTCAGGACCTGATGCATGAAAAACAGAAGACAGACCGCCTTTTATACA GTATGCTGCCGAGACAGGTGGCAGATGACCTGCGCCAGGGGatgcctgctgctgctcagaGTTATGTCACCGCCACGGTTTTCTTCAG tgaCATAGTGGGCTTCACCCAcctgtccagcagcagcacacccTACCAGGTGGTGGACTTCCTCAACAAGCTCTACACCACCTTTGACGACATCATCGACAACTACGATGTTTACAAGGTGGAGACCATCGGGgatgcat ACATGGTGGTGTCCGGCGTGCCGCTGAAGAATGGGATCAGGCATGCGTCGGAGATCGCCAGCATGGCCCTGGACCTGGTGTCCGTCTGCCGAAGCTTTCGTATCCCACATAAGCCCAACAGCCAGCTGGAGATCCGAGCAGGCATTCACTCAG GTCCGGTGGTTGCAGGGGTTGTGGGGACTAAAATGCCACGCTACTGCCTCTTTGGGGACACAGTCAACACCGCCTCCCGCATGGAGTCTACGAGCGAAG CCATGAAGATCCAGTGTAGCTCCACTACGTACTACCTGCTGGAGGAGATAGGGGGGTACCTGCTGCACTGCCGAGGTGTCCTTCAAGTGAAG GGCAAGGGTGACATGGTGACCTACTGGCTTGATGGGAAGCTCCCAGTAGCCCTGAGTAAGGAGAAGCTCTCGGCCCTGGAGCAGGATTCAGGCTCGACCTTTGTTACCA GCAAATGA